The following are encoded in a window of Nitrospirota bacterium genomic DNA:
- the sixA gene encoding phosphohistidine phosphatase SixA, protein MDLYLLRHGVAVPRGTRGYANDRTRPLTPEGRRRLAAVALGMRTLGLKFDAIFSSPYVRARETAEVVARRLDMDRHVATSPLLAPDADMARLLSEIDTMVSRASARVLLVGHEPDLSRLASTLVFGDDGGLIKLRKGGLIKLSVDEWQRGRRARLEFCLTPEQLRLLGSTTGSHEDLEGL, encoded by the coding sequence ATGGACCTGTACCTGCTTCGCCACGGCGTCGCGGTCCCGAGAGGCACGCGGGGATACGCCAATGATCGAACCCGGCCGCTCACGCCGGAAGGGCGGCGTCGCTTGGCAGCCGTCGCGCTCGGCATGCGGACGCTGGGGCTCAAGTTCGACGCGATTTTCTCGAGTCCCTACGTGCGCGCGCGGGAGACCGCGGAGGTGGTGGCGAGGCGCCTGGACATGGACCGCCACGTGGCCACCTCGCCGCTCCTGGCGCCGGACGCGGACATGGCGCGGCTCTTGTCGGAGATCGACACCATGGTCAGCCGGGCCTCGGCACGTGTGTTGTTGGTGGGGCACGAGCCGGATCTCAGTCGGTTGGCCTCCACTCTGGTATTCGGCGACGACGGCGGGTTGATCAAGCTGCGCAAAGGGGGCCTCATCAAACTGAGCGTCGATGAGTGGCAGCGGGGTCGCCGCGCGCGCCTCGAATTCTGTCTGACTCCGGAGCAACTCAGGCTGTTGGGATCGACCACCGGATCACACGAAGACCTGGAGGGACTCTGA
- a CDS encoding response regulator transcription factor, producing the protein MKKSVLLVEDDPDIVRLVTHYLEKDGFQVQAAPTGPQGLGAVRKRRPDAVILDLMLPDMDGYEVCKRLRSDPATATVPIMMLTAKGDETARVVGLEIGADDYVTKPFSPKEVVARLRALLRRSAPPPSPAGQRLVYRDLVLDVPRHEVLAGDRSVSLTAKEFALLRYFLMHPGILATRDALLESVWGETTYVGSRTVDVHIRRLREKIPMLAAAIITVKPFGYKLRDPKSDDED; encoded by the coding sequence GTGAAGAAATCGGTCCTCTTGGTCGAAGACGACCCGGATATCGTCCGGCTGGTGACGCACTACCTGGAAAAGGACGGTTTTCAAGTCCAGGCGGCACCGACCGGACCGCAAGGTCTGGGGGCGGTCCGCAAGCGCAGACCGGATGCGGTCATCCTGGATTTAATGTTGCCCGACATGGACGGGTACGAGGTGTGCAAACGGCTGCGGTCCGATCCGGCCACCGCCACGGTGCCGATCATGATGCTCACGGCCAAGGGCGATGAGACCGCGCGAGTGGTGGGACTGGAGATCGGGGCGGACGATTATGTCACCAAACCATTCAGTCCCAAGGAAGTGGTGGCCCGGCTTCGCGCGCTGCTTCGCCGGTCGGCCCCGCCGCCGTCGCCTGCGGGCCAGCGCCTGGTTTATCGCGATCTGGTCCTCGACGTCCCGCGCCACGAAGTGCTGGCGGGGGATCGGTCCGTGTCGCTGACAGCCAAGGAATTCGCCTTGCTGCGGTACTTTTTGATGCACCCCGGCATCCTCGCGACCCGCGACGCGCTCCTCGAATCGGTCTGGGGCGAGACCACGTACGTGGGCAGTCGCACCGTGGACGTGCACATCCGACGACTCCGCGAAAAGATCCCGATGCTGGCGGCCGCGATCATCACCGTCAAACCGTTCGGGTACAAGCTTCGCGACCCCAAGAGCGACGACGAGGACTGA
- a CDS encoding arsenate reductase ArsC — MKTVLFVCVENSCRSQMAEAFASMLGPGVIQAYSSGSRPSGKVNEKAIASMKEVGYDLSNHRSKSLADVPTIEYDAVVTMGCGDECQAIPAKRRLEWDIPDPKQLDAKRFGEVRDLIKHKVQRLIDDIRGPSRKFTLP; from the coding sequence ATGAAGACCGTGCTGTTCGTGTGCGTTGAAAACTCGTGCCGAAGTCAGATGGCCGAGGCGTTCGCCAGCATGCTCGGGCCGGGCGTCATCCAGGCCTACAGCAGCGGGTCGCGCCCATCGGGCAAGGTGAACGAGAAAGCGATCGCGTCGATGAAGGAAGTGGGCTACGACCTGTCGAATCACCGGTCGAAATCACTGGCCGACGTTCCCACCATCGAATACGACGCGGTGGTGACCATGGGCTGCGGGGACGAGTGTCAGGCGATACCAGCGAAACGAAGGCTGGAGTGGGATATTCCGGACCCCAAGCAGTTGGATGCGAAGCGGTTCGGCGAAGTGAGAGACCTGATCAAACACAAGGTTCAGCGCCTGATCGACGACATCCGCGGCCCCTCCCGGAAATTTACGCTACCGTAA
- a CDS encoding DUF3562 domain-containing protein, producing MDAGTLYENEEERRQHWRAIESVARDVQRPIEEIQPLYESELAELRREARVKDFLSVLACRYVRLALKQGQHWH from the coding sequence ATGGACGCGGGAACGCTGTATGAGAATGAGGAGGAGCGTCGGCAACATTGGCGGGCCATCGAAAGCGTGGCGCGTGACGTGCAACGCCCGATCGAAGAAATCCAACCGCTCTACGAATCCGAGTTGGCCGAGCTGCGCAGGGAAGCGCGCGTCAAGGACTTCTTGAGCGTGTTGGCGTGCCGGTACGTGCGATTGGCCCTCAAGCAAGGTCAACACTGGCACTGA
- a CDS encoding Ppx/GppA phosphatase family protein: protein MRTLAAIDVGANAIRMAVATLDDAGRLSIIDRVREPVRLGTDVFASGSVSEEAIERVTDAFIRLRALVDRHGATQVRAVGTSALREAANQELVLDRVFQASGIDVEVVSADEEARLIFLGVASRVDLTDRRALMIDIGGGSVEISLAADGRLLSTSSFKLGAVRLLQVLEEKKYGERQFGRLVHGYVSAIEKLLRQEMGQPVDLCVGTGGNIESLWELCRSLSGEDRGGVFSQGELDTVLKKLQSLTIAERIHELGLRPDRADVIVPAAIVLQHVLALAGTVDVMVPQVGLREGLLADMASASDGKRHAPPRDQLMSWALRLGRKYAFDEPHGTTVARLAAQMFDATKAVHHLDDEHRLLLELAALLHDVGHFINVSEHHKHTYYLLTANPILGLSEAQMAVVANVARYHRKSPPKPHHRGYMALGPKERVATSKLAALLRVADALDTQHKGKVTDLMVDSNRRQLVIRLKGDGDLLLEKWKVMKKAGMFEEVFSLKCLVE, encoded by the coding sequence ATGCGCACCCTTGCGGCCATCGACGTCGGCGCCAATGCCATTCGGATGGCGGTGGCCACGCTCGACGACGCGGGTCGCCTCTCCATCATCGACCGCGTGCGGGAGCCGGTTCGGCTCGGCACCGACGTGTTCGCGTCCGGCTCCGTGTCCGAGGAGGCCATCGAGCGGGTGACCGACGCGTTCATCCGGCTCCGGGCGCTCGTGGATCGGCACGGGGCCACGCAGGTCAGGGCCGTGGGCACCAGCGCGCTCCGAGAGGCCGCCAACCAGGAACTGGTCCTGGATCGCGTGTTCCAGGCGTCGGGCATCGATGTCGAGGTGGTCAGTGCGGACGAAGAGGCGCGGCTGATCTTCCTGGGCGTGGCGTCGCGGGTCGACCTCACGGATCGCCGCGCCCTGATGATCGACATCGGCGGCGGGAGCGTGGAGATTTCGCTCGCCGCGGACGGGCGCCTGCTCTCCACCAGCAGCTTCAAGCTCGGCGCGGTCCGATTGCTGCAGGTGCTGGAGGAAAAGAAATACGGCGAGCGGCAGTTCGGCCGCTTGGTGCACGGGTACGTGAGCGCGATCGAAAAGCTGCTGCGCCAGGAAATGGGGCAGCCGGTGGATCTGTGCGTGGGCACCGGCGGCAACATCGAGTCGTTGTGGGAGTTGTGCCGGTCCCTGTCCGGTGAAGACCGAGGCGGCGTGTTCAGCCAGGGAGAACTCGATACCGTCCTCAAGAAACTGCAGTCCTTGACCATCGCGGAGCGGATCCATGAGCTGGGCTTGCGTCCGGATCGCGCGGACGTCATTGTGCCGGCCGCGATCGTGCTCCAACACGTGTTGGCCTTGGCCGGGACGGTCGACGTCATGGTCCCACAGGTGGGGCTCAGAGAAGGGCTCCTGGCGGACATGGCCTCGGCGTCGGACGGCAAGCGGCACGCGCCGCCGCGGGACCAGCTCATGAGCTGGGCGCTCCGGTTGGGGCGCAAGTACGCGTTCGACGAACCGCACGGCACCACGGTGGCCCGGCTGGCCGCCCAAATGTTCGACGCGACCAAGGCCGTCCATCACCTTGACGACGAGCACCGTTTGCTTCTAGAGCTGGCCGCGCTGCTGCACGACGTCGGCCATTTCATCAACGTGTCCGAGCACCACAAGCACACGTACTACCTGCTCACCGCGAACCCGATCTTGGGTCTGAGCGAGGCGCAGATGGCCGTGGTCGCCAACGTGGCGCGCTATCACCGCAAGTCGCCGCCCAAGCCGCATCATCGAGGCTACATGGCGTTGGGTCCCAAGGAGCGGGTCGCCACCTCGAAGCTGGCCGCGCTGCTGCGCGTGGCCGACGCGCTGGACACGCAACACAAGGGGAAGGTGACCGATCTGATGGTCGATTCCAACCGTCGACAACTCGTCATCCGCCTCAAAGGCGACGGCGACCTGTTGCTGGAGAAGTGGAAGGTGATGAAGAAGGCGGGGATGTTCGAGGAAGTGTTCAGCCTCAAGTGCCTGGTGGAGTAG
- a CDS encoding helix-turn-helix domain-containing protein → MEHNLDVHICSLRRKIERDPKHPTLLVTIRNVGFKLVDGGGTALVSPVS, encoded by the coding sequence TTGGAGCACAACCTCGACGTCCACATCTGTTCGCTCCGCCGCAAAATCGAGCGCGACCCCAAACATCCGACGTTGCTGGTGACCATTCGCAACGTGGGCTTCAAGCTGGTGGACGGGGGCGGAACCGCGCTGGTGTCGCCGGTCAGCTAA
- a CDS encoding thymidylate kinase, whose translation MTRKRFYGRRLPGVDPRGLRGKLIVIEGADGSGRSTQIGLLRDWLEQRGYATVNVGLKRSMLVGEELERAKQGNVLSPLTLSLFYATDFVDQLENKIIPGLRSGFVVLADRYIYTLMARDIVRGADPAWIKEVYSIALVPDAVFYLWVPPRVLAQRNLLKNAALDYWESGMDIRRKGDMFECFIRYQLQIQKHFRAMQATYGFHTINGNRSPQMIAQVLRTKIDAVLQPAGAGSVEGVLR comes from the coding sequence ATGACCCGCAAGCGCTTCTACGGCCGCCGATTGCCGGGCGTGGATCCCCGCGGGCTGCGTGGCAAGTTGATCGTGATCGAGGGCGCGGACGGCTCGGGGCGGTCCACGCAAATCGGGCTCTTACGCGATTGGCTGGAGCAGCGCGGGTACGCCACGGTGAACGTGGGGCTCAAGCGATCCATGCTGGTGGGCGAAGAGCTGGAGCGCGCCAAACAGGGCAATGTCTTGAGCCCGCTCACGCTCAGCCTGTTTTACGCGACCGACTTCGTGGACCAGTTGGAGAACAAGATCATCCCCGGCCTGCGGTCGGGATTCGTGGTGCTGGCCGATCGCTACATCTACACGTTGATGGCGCGCGACATCGTGCGCGGCGCGGACCCGGCGTGGATCAAAGAGGTCTACAGCATCGCGTTGGTTCCGGACGCGGTGTTCTATCTCTGGGTGCCGCCGCGCGTCCTGGCGCAGCGCAACCTGCTCAAGAACGCGGCGCTCGACTACTGGGAGTCCGGCATGGATATTCGCCGCAAGGGCGACATGTTCGAATGTTTCATCCGCTACCAGCTCCAGATCCAAAAGCACTTTCGCGCCATGCAGGCCACCTACGGGTTCCACACCATCAACGGGAATCGCTCTCCCCAGATGATCGCGCAAGTGCTCCGGACCAAGATCGATGCGGTGCTCCAACCCGCCGGGGCCGGCTCGGTTGAAGGCGTTCTACGATGA
- a CDS encoding thymidylate kinase, producing the protein MTYRVNDDEITGKLIAVEGLDGSGKSTQIYLLKRWLDLGGYKVAFTEWNSSSVVKEATSKGKKRQLLTPTTFSLIHSTDFADRYERQILPMLRAGFLVLADRYIYTAFARDAVRGCDRTWLRSLYSFARPPDLTFFFNVPLAVALRRILDGRPQLKYHEAGMDLGLSPDPYESFKLFQGRIHDEYLRMSREFGFIMIEAGRSPEVQQDEVRQIVLKHIDLPRYKWRGHR; encoded by the coding sequence GTGACCTACCGCGTAAACGACGACGAGATCACCGGAAAACTGATCGCGGTCGAAGGCCTCGACGGGTCCGGCAAGTCCACGCAGATCTATCTGCTCAAACGATGGCTCGATCTGGGCGGGTACAAGGTGGCGTTTACCGAGTGGAACTCGTCCTCGGTGGTCAAAGAAGCGACCAGCAAAGGCAAAAAGCGCCAGCTCCTAACCCCGACCACGTTTTCGCTGATCCACAGCACGGATTTTGCGGACCGCTACGAGCGCCAGATCCTGCCCATGCTGCGCGCGGGGTTCCTGGTGTTGGCTGATCGGTACATCTACACCGCGTTCGCGCGCGACGCGGTGCGAGGCTGCGACCGCACGTGGCTGCGCAGCCTCTACAGCTTTGCGCGGCCGCCGGATCTCACGTTCTTTTTCAACGTGCCGCTCGCCGTGGCGCTGCGACGCATTCTGGACGGCCGGCCGCAGTTGAAGTACCACGAAGCCGGCATGGATCTGGGCCTGTCGCCGGATCCGTACGAGAGTTTCAAACTGTTCCAAGGCCGCATCCACGACGAATACCTGCGCATGAGCCGGGAGTTCGGCTTCATCATGATCGAGGCCGGCCGCTCGCCCGAGGTCCAGCAGGACGAGGTGCGCCAGATCGTGCTCAAACACATCGACCTGCCGCGTTACAAATGGCGAGGACACCGATGA